One Tenrec ecaudatus isolate mTenEca1 chromosome 12, mTenEca1.hap1, whole genome shotgun sequence DNA segment encodes these proteins:
- the SNRPB2 gene encoding U2 small nuclear ribonucleoprotein B'': MPGGVTSGACLCFRLWALTGEGVRLSGSTPENMDIRPNHTIYINNMNDKIKKEELKRSLYALFSQFGHVVDIVALKTMKMRGQAFVIFKELGSSTNALRQLQGFPFYGKPMRIQYAKTDSDIISKMRGTFADKEKKKEKKKAKTVEQTATATNKKLGQGLPNSANAQGNSTASPQVPDYPPNYILFLNNLPEETNEMMLSMLFNQFPGFKEVRLVPGRHDIAFVEFENDGQAGAARDALQGFKITPSHAMKITYAKK, translated from the exons ATGCCTGGCGGCGTCACTTCCGGTGCCTGCCTCTGTTTCCGGCTCTGGGCGCTAACGGGAGAAGGCGTCAG GTTGTCTGGAAGTACACCCGAAAACATGGATATCAGACCAAACCATACAATTTATATCAACAATATGAACgacaaaattaaaaaggaag AATTGAAGAGGTCCTTATATGCTCTGTTTTCTCAGTTTGGCCATGTGGTAGATATTGTGGCTTTAAAGACTATGAAGATGAGGGGACAGGCCTTTGTTATATTTAAAGAACTGGGTTCATCCACAAATGCCTTGAGACAGCTACAAGGATTTCCATTTTATGGGAAACCAATG CGAATCCAGTATGCAAAAACAGATTCTGATATAATATCTAAAATGCGTGGCACTTTTgctgacaaagaaaagaaaaaagaaaagaaaaaagccaaaactgtggaacagacagcAACAGCCACAAACAAAAAACTTGGCCAG gGACTACCAAATTCAGCTAATGCTCAAGGAAATTCAACTGCAAGTCCTCAG GTCCCTGATTACCCTCCAAACTATATTTTATTCCTTAATAATTTACCGGAAGAGACTAATGAGATGATGTTGTCCATGCTGTTTAATCA GTTTCCTGGTTTTAAGGAAGTCAGGTTGGTACCTGGAAGGCATGATATTGCTTTTGTTGAATTTGAAAATGATGGACAGGCTGGAGCTGCGAGGGATGCTTTACAAGGGTTTAAGATCACGCCGTCGCATGCCATGAAGATCACCTACGCCAAGAAGTGA